From a single Anaerolineaceae bacterium oral taxon 439 genomic region:
- a CDS encoding nicotinate (nicotinamide) nucleotide adenylyltransferase, with protein sequence MARVGVFGGTFDPPHLGHMILAAEAADQLALDTVLWMAAPLPPHKADRATTPFQQRTELVRAAISGEPRFEVSTIENERPGPHYTADTLEILRAKYSGDELFCLIGQDSLNDLFGWYEPDRIVAAIDGLGVMARPGERSETDALFARFPALAEKLLPVDAPLLEISSTEIRARVRAGRHYRYYVRDCVAARIEEWRLYR encoded by the coding sequence ATGGCGCGAGTCGGGGTTTTCGGCGGGACGTTTGACCCGCCGCATCTGGGGCATATGATCCTGGCGGCGGAGGCCGCGGATCAGCTGGCGCTGGATACGGTTCTCTGGATGGCTGCGCCGCTCCCGCCGCATAAAGCCGATCGGGCGACGACGCCGTTTCAGCAGCGGACGGAGCTGGTCCGCGCGGCGATTTCCGGTGAGCCGCGTTTCGAGGTCTCGACGATCGAGAACGAACGCCCGGGGCCGCATTATACCGCCGATACGTTGGAGATCCTGCGGGCGAAATATTCCGGCGACGAGCTGTTCTGCCTGATCGGGCAGGATTCGCTGAACGATTTATTCGGGTGGTATGAGCCGGATCGGATCGTTGCGGCGATCGACGGGCTGGGGGTCATGGCGCGGCCTGGGGAGCGGTCGGAGACAGATGCGCTTTTCGCCCGTTTTCCGGCGCTGGCTGAAAAGCTCCTTCCTGTCGACGCGCCGCTGCTGGAAATATCGTCGACGGAGATCCGTGCGCGCGTTCGCGCCGGACGGCATTACCGGTATTACGTCCGGGACTGCGTCGCGGCGCGGATAGAGGAATGGCGTTTATACCGGTAA
- a CDS encoding GTPase ObgE produces the protein MFVDETEIFVRSGKGGDGMMHFHREKFVARGGPDGGDGGHGGDVVLKADRKLNTLTPYRHVRRFFAADGENGGKNNMTGRTAQPKILLVPAGTIVRDADTDELLGDLVQDGQELVVAKGGRGGRGNTHFVSAAHQVPRTAERGAPCEERRLKLELKLIADVGIVGVPNAGKSSFLAAVTNAKPKIADYPFTTIEPNLGVAELDSDTSLVLSDIPGLIEGAHSGVGLGDSFLRHIQRTKVLLHLLDGTAEDPIADLDQINQEMALFDDRLAEKPMLVAVNKMDLPEVRERWDELKAELEARGYEPAAISAAAGENVRAVLWRLHELALSVPEEIEPEALPLYVPKEDPRRFEISRDQDGDWVVRGVSIERAAKMTYWEHSGSVRRFQNLLAALGIEDALRRAGVENGDTVMIGDAFELEWVD, from the coding sequence ATGTTTGTAGACGAGACTGAGATTTTTGTCCGTTCGGGAAAGGGCGGCGACGGGATGATGCATTTTCATCGCGAAAAATTCGTCGCGCGCGGGGGGCCTGACGGCGGCGACGGCGGGCATGGGGGCGACGTCGTGCTGAAAGCCGACCGGAAGCTGAACACGCTGACGCCGTATCGGCACGTTCGGAGGTTTTTCGCCGCGGACGGAGAAAACGGCGGCAAGAATAACATGACCGGTCGAACGGCGCAGCCGAAGATCCTGCTGGTCCCGGCTGGGACGATCGTGCGGGACGCCGATACGGACGAGCTGCTTGGCGATCTGGTTCAGGACGGGCAGGAGCTCGTCGTCGCCAAAGGCGGCCGCGGCGGCCGCGGCAATACGCATTTCGTTTCCGCGGCGCATCAGGTCCCGCGCACGGCGGAACGCGGCGCGCCCTGCGAAGAGCGGCGTTTGAAGCTGGAGCTTAAGCTGATCGCGGACGTCGGGATTGTCGGCGTTCCGAACGCCGGGAAATCGTCGTTCCTGGCGGCGGTTACGAACGCGAAGCCGAAGATCGCCGATTATCCGTTTACGACGATTGAACCGAATCTGGGCGTCGCAGAGCTGGATTCAGATACGTCGCTCGTTTTATCGGATATTCCCGGGCTGATCGAGGGGGCGCATTCAGGCGTTGGATTAGGCGATTCGTTTTTGCGCCATATTCAGCGGACGAAAGTCCTGCTGCACCTGCTCGACGGGACGGCGGAGGACCCGATCGCGGATTTGGACCAGATTAATCAGGAAATGGCGCTGTTTGACGACAGGCTGGCGGAAAAGCCGATGCTGGTTGCGGTGAATAAGATGGATCTTCCGGAGGTGCGCGAGCGATGGGACGAGCTGAAAGCGGAGCTGGAGGCGCGCGGGTACGAGCCGGCCGCGATTTCGGCGGCGGCGGGCGAAAACGTCCGCGCCGTTCTCTGGCGGCTGCATGAGCTGGCGCTGTCGGTTCCGGAAGAAATCGAGCCGGAGGCGCTGCCGCTGTACGTTCCGAAGGAGGATCCGCGCAGGTTTGAAATTTCGCGCGATCAGGACGGCGACTGGGTCGTCCGCGGGGTTTCGATCGAACGCGCGGCGAAGATGACCTACTGGGAACATAGCGGATCGGTCCGTCGTTTCCAGAACCTGCTGGCGGCGCTGGGAATCGAGGATGCGCTCCGCAGGGCGGGGGTTGAGAACGGCGATACGGTCATGATCGGCGACGCGTTTGAATTGGAATGGGTTGATTAG
- a CDS encoding 16S rRNA (guanine(966)-N(2))-methyltransferase RsmD: MSNPRIISGGAKGMILKPVPGDSTRPVTDRVKEAVFNIIGGDIVDTAFFDVFGGTGSIGLEAASRGASVVRFCEANRAAQATLQENVRLTRAEEKAKVIQGDAFSYLRSIPDRSFEYIYIAPPQYQQMWQRAMRILDDNDAWLSDDGWIIVQIHPVEREELALNCFERFDERKYGSTLLMFFCRKGVLSEAEGEGTDAGPSASEG; encoded by the coding sequence ATGAGCAATCCGAGGATTATCAGCGGCGGCGCGAAAGGCATGATTTTGAAACCGGTCCCGGGGGACAGCACCCGCCCGGTGACCGACCGCGTCAAGGAGGCGGTTTTTAATATCATCGGCGGCGATATCGTCGATACGGCGTTTTTCGATGTCTTCGGCGGGACGGGGTCGATCGGTCTGGAGGCCGCGAGCCGCGGCGCGTCGGTCGTGCGCTTCTGCGAGGCGAACCGCGCCGCTCAGGCGACGCTTCAGGAGAACGTCCGGCTGACGCGGGCGGAGGAAAAGGCGAAGGTTATCCAGGGGGACGCGTTCAGCTATCTCCGCTCGATTCCGGACCGTTCGTTCGAGTATATTTATATCGCCCCGCCGCAGTATCAGCAGATGTGGCAGCGGGCGATGCGGATCCTTGACGATAACGACGCCTGGCTGAGCGACGACGGTTGGATTATCGTTCAAATTCACCCGGTCGAGCGGGAAGAGCTGGCGTTGAACTGCTTTGAACGGTTTGACGAGCGGAAATACGGTTCGACGCTGCTGATGTTTTTTTGCCGGAAGGGCGTCCTGTCGGAAGCGGAGGGCGAGGGAACGGACGCCGGTCCGTCCGCGTCGGAAGGGTAA
- a CDS encoding NAD-dependent dehydratase translates to MRILVTGAAGFLGSHLCDRLLQEGHEVVGMDNFITGNPANLAHLASNERFSFIRHDVSNYIFVPGKLDAVMHLASPASPNPLSPYGYTNLPIQTMKVGSIGTHNALGVAKANNARFFMASTSEIYGKPMVHPQPEDYNGNVNPVGIRSVYDEAKRFSEALTMAYHRYHGLDTRIVRIFNTYGTRMRLDDGRVVPNFIQQALRREPLTVYGDGLQTRSFCFVSDTVEGFIRLLMSEEHEPVNVGNPVENTMIELAEVINELTGNPAGIVMKPDLRVSGDPQNRRPDITRAREILGWEPKVALREGLLRTIPYFEAAMRSQSGWE, encoded by the coding sequence ATGCGAATTTTAGTGACGGGCGCAGCGGGTTTTTTAGGCAGCCATTTATGCGATCGGCTCCTTCAGGAGGGGCACGAAGTTGTCGGAATGGATAATTTTATTACCGGGAACCCCGCGAACCTCGCGCATCTGGCGTCGAACGAAAGGTTTTCGTTCATCCGGCACGACGTTTCAAATTATATCTTCGTTCCGGGGAAGCTGGACGCGGTGATGCACCTTGCGTCGCCGGCCAGCCCGAATCCGCTCTCGCCATACGGATATACCAACCTGCCGATTCAGACGATGAAAGTCGGGTCGATCGGGACGCATAACGCGCTCGGCGTCGCCAAGGCGAATAACGCGCGGTTTTTCATGGCGTCGACGTCGGAGATTTACGGGAAACCCATGGTCCATCCGCAGCCCGAAGATTATAACGGGAACGTCAACCCGGTCGGGATCCGCTCGGTTTACGACGAGGCGAAACGATTTTCCGAGGCGTTGACGATGGCTTATCATCGGTACCATGGGTTAGATACGCGGATCGTCCGTATTTTTAATACGTATGGGACGCGGATGCGGCTGGACGACGGGCGCGTCGTTCCGAATTTTATTCAGCAGGCGCTCCGCAGAGAGCCGCTGACGGTTTACGGCGACGGTTTGCAGACGCGCAGCTTCTGCTTCGTGTCGGATACGGTCGAGGGCTTTATCCGCCTGTTAATGTCGGAGGAGCATGAACCGGTCAACGTCGGGAATCCGGTCGAGAATACGATGATCGAGCTGGCGGAGGTGATTAATGAGCTGACCGGGAATCCGGCGGGGATCGTCATGAAGCCTGACCTTCGCGTCAGCGGCGATCCGCAGAACCGCCGTCCGGATATTACCCGCGCGCGGGAGATTCTGGGCTGGGAGCCGAAGGTCGCGCTGCGGGAGGGATTGCTGCGGACGATTCCGTATTTCGAAGCGGCGATGCGATCGCAATCAGGTTGGGAGTGA
- a CDS encoding SMC-Scp complex subunit ScpB produces the protein MAETKRLMTEINLTNLEAILFAAAHPVQTAQLALVFALPVARVRELIDRYAVSLDENRRGLRLLRQDDTVQLMTAPETAPAVEAFLGIEAAQKLTRAAIEVLTIVAYKQPITRPGIEAIRGVNSDSVVRSLQSRGLIEEAGRADTPGRPLLYATTAEFLRYFGLSSVADLPPYEVIIEDEINVLKE, from the coding sequence ATGGCTGAAACGAAACGACTTATGACAGAAATAAATCTTACAAATCTTGAAGCAATCCTGTTCGCCGCCGCGCATCCGGTCCAGACCGCGCAGCTGGCGCTCGTTTTCGCGCTTCCGGTCGCCAGGGTCCGTGAGCTTATCGACCGCTACGCCGTATCGCTCGACGAAAACCGCCGCGGGCTTCGCCTTCTTCGCCAGGACGATACCGTCCAGCTCATGACCGCGCCGGAAACCGCTCCTGCGGTCGAAGCCTTCCTGGGGATCGAAGCGGCTCAGAAGCTGACCCGCGCGGCGATCGAAGTCCTGACAATCGTCGCCTATAAGCAGCCGATCACACGCCCCGGTATCGAAGCCATCCGCGGCGTCAACAGCGATTCCGTCGTCCGCTCGCTCCAGTCGCGCGGACTGATCGAAGAAGCCGGACGCGCCGACACGCCCGGCCGTCCGCTCCTCTACGCGACGACCGCCGAATTCCTGCGCTATTTCGGGCTGTCCTCCGTCGCGGACCTCCCGCCGTATGAGGTCATTATTGAAGATGAGATTAACGTGTTGAAAGAATAA
- a CDS encoding 3-dehydroquinate dehydratase: MVRLSNVTKKFGSKVAVDQVTLELKPGEIFGFLGPNGAGKTTTIKMIVGILAQDQGEIIVDGIDVRKNPDEAKKRLCFIPDNPDLYETMTGKQYLNFIADAYELKSADRKERILRYADDFEITGVLNDAISSYSHGMRQKLCLIGALIVDPYLFILDEPMVGLDPRAAFKLKQLMRAHCDAGKIVFFSTHVMEVAERLCDRIAIINHGKIVAAGTLEEIRSAAQEEASLEQIFLELTE, from the coding sequence ATGGTCAGGTTAAGCAACGTTACGAAGAAGTTCGGATCGAAGGTCGCGGTCGATCAGGTTACGCTCGAATTGAAGCCGGGCGAAATTTTTGGGTTCCTCGGCCCGAACGGCGCAGGAAAAACGACGACAATTAAAATGATCGTCGGGATCCTGGCGCAGGATCAGGGCGAGATCATCGTCGACGGGATCGACGTTCGTAAGAATCCGGACGAGGCGAAAAAGCGGCTCTGTTTTATTCCGGATAATCCTGATTTGTACGAGACGATGACGGGGAAGCAGTACCTGAACTTCATCGCCGACGCTTATGAACTGAAGTCCGCGGATCGGAAGGAGCGGATCCTCCGATACGCGGATGACTTTGAGATTACCGGGGTATTGAACGACGCGATTTCGAGTTATTCGCATGGCATGCGTCAAAAGCTATGCCTGATCGGGGCGTTGATCGTCGATCCGTACCTGTTTATTCTGGACGAGCCGATGGTCGGGCTGGATCCGCGCGCGGCGTTCAAGCTGAAGCAGCTGATGCGGGCGCATTGCGACGCTGGAAAAATTGTCTTTTTCTCGACGCACGTCATGGAAGTCGCCGAGAGGCTCTGCGACCGGATCGCGATTATCAACCATGGAAAGATCGTCGCGGCGGGGACGCTCGAAGAAATTCGCAGCGCGGCGCAGGAAGAAGCGAGCCTGGAGCAGATTTTCCTGGAGCTGACCGAATGA
- a CDS encoding ketopantoate reductase, with the protein MRLLIYGAGVIGSLYAAVFSGAGYDTTVFARGKRLEAFEEHGLRYEKKGRIYKANINVIKKLGNGDRYDFIFLTVKENQVYPALEELSFNISPNIVTMVNTLEPYENWERACGKGRVIPAFPGAGGGYEEGVLKAEFLPWIIQPTTFAEINGCWSERLERLAGIFQKSGVPYQVARDMHRWQVCHLALVVPIADAYYKAKDPEAVWLEKDVVAGAAREIQDNFKTLCHAGIGLSPWKLNSFRLLPVGILKRIFTVIFRSRFGNLFMYRHAMKAPDEMKRLRGQLYRYLETLAPDSHRPDSG; encoded by the coding sequence ATGAGATTATTGATATACGGGGCGGGTGTGATCGGCAGTTTATACGCCGCTGTATTCAGCGGGGCGGGTTATGATACGACCGTTTTCGCCAGAGGAAAACGGCTGGAAGCCTTCGAAGAACACGGTTTGCGGTATGAGAAGAAAGGCCGGATTTATAAAGCAAATATTAACGTCATTAAAAAACTGGGAAACGGCGACCGGTATGACTTTATCTTCCTGACCGTAAAAGAAAATCAGGTCTATCCGGCGTTGGAAGAGCTGAGCTTCAATATCAGCCCGAATATTGTCACGATGGTGAACACGCTTGAGCCTTATGAAAACTGGGAGCGCGCCTGCGGAAAAGGACGGGTGATCCCCGCGTTTCCGGGCGCGGGAGGCGGGTATGAGGAGGGCGTTCTTAAGGCTGAATTCCTGCCGTGGATTATCCAGCCTACGACTTTCGCTGAAATCAACGGCTGCTGGTCGGAGCGCCTGGAAAGGTTAGCGGGTATTTTTCAAAAATCGGGCGTCCCCTATCAGGTCGCGCGCGACATGCATCGCTGGCAGGTCTGTCATCTGGCGCTGGTTGTTCCGATTGCTGACGCGTATTACAAAGCTAAGGATCCTGAAGCGGTTTGGCTGGAAAAAGATGTTGTCGCCGGCGCGGCGAGAGAAATTCAGGACAATTTCAAAACGCTTTGCCATGCTGGGATAGGCCTTTCGCCATGGAAGCTGAATTCATTCAGGCTGCTGCCGGTCGGGATATTGAAAAGAATCTTTACCGTTATTTTCCGGAGCCGGTTCGGGAATCTTTTTATGTATCGGCACGCAATGAAGGCTCCGGATGAGATGAAACGGCTCCGCGGTCAGCTTTACCGGTACCTGGAAACGCTGGCCCCGGATTCCCATCGTCCTGATTCAGGATGA